One Desulfovibrio sp. TomC DNA segment encodes these proteins:
- the pilM gene encoding type IV pilus biogenesis protein PilM, whose amino-acid sequence MKALAVLMILLGLLATLRFRGMDSQDDQRTETIAANFAVYRNEVHRYVFNSHKTPGEIATASLDLPTGWSMLRPWHARIEAGCLYVWGEASPEEIAVVRDLYWGSYAIGRAAAGRLFPSYGGVTPVPAFVSEGDIVSVVSVE is encoded by the coding sequence ATGAAAGCCCTGGCCGTTCTCATGATTCTTCTCGGCCTCCTGGCCACGCTGCGTTTCAGGGGCATGGACTCCCAGGATGATCAGCGGACAGAGACAATAGCCGCGAACTTCGCGGTCTACCGCAATGAAGTGCACCGCTACGTTTTTAACAGTCACAAAACGCCTGGAGAGATTGCGACGGCATCCCTGGACCTACCTACGGGCTGGTCGATGCTACGTCCTTGGCACGCCCGGATCGAGGCGGGCTGCCTCTACGTCTGGGGGGAAGCGTCGCCCGAGGAAATAGCAGTCGTCCGGGATTTGTACTGGGGAAGCTACGCCATCGGCCGCGCGGCGGCGGGCCGGCTTTTCCCCAGCTACGGCGGCGTTACGCCGGTCCCGGCCTTCGTCTCCGAGGGCGACATCGTGAGTGTGGTCAGCGTGGAGTAA
- a CDS encoding TrbI/VirB10 family protein — MLNDPNEYIETQRMRKWPFYAAIFGGAILLGVLVYSVEFSSQKKQEEKTKPPIAARDDKPLVSDAGGMGMATPPASPAPTTPPKPIVQVVTSNEPPEYKRELEELRRQRHQAAMSALSSPLVIRKVKDEAKTGLLGENNALKPEKEPADHLDRLERLAGAPREGDYNPAADKDKEAFFDRAKKTDKQWISPNTRMAGQRYEVKTGAVIPAVMIGGINSDLPGQIIAQVSQNVFDTANGRFLLVPQGARLYGVYDSRIIYGQSRVLVAWNRIIFPDGSAITLESMPGTDSAGYSGFNDEVNNHYFRTFGGALLMSLITGTTSWAVDSMTPTSNSSNSTNSSSKPTLQQEMASALATQFGQTTSKLLEKNMNIKPTLEIRPGYRFNVIVTKDLVFKEPYREQ, encoded by the coding sequence ATGCTCAATGATCCCAATGAATATATTGAGACCCAAAGGATGCGGAAGTGGCCGTTTTATGCCGCAATTTTTGGCGGGGCTATACTGCTCGGCGTCTTGGTGTACTCGGTGGAGTTCTCCAGCCAAAAAAAACAGGAGGAGAAAACAAAACCACCGATTGCAGCCCGAGACGACAAACCCTTGGTCAGCGATGCCGGCGGTATGGGCATGGCGACGCCTCCAGCGTCGCCAGCGCCAACAACACCGCCCAAGCCCATCGTGCAGGTGGTCACCAGCAACGAGCCGCCGGAATATAAACGCGAACTGGAAGAATTGCGCAGACAGCGGCATCAAGCCGCCATGAGCGCACTTTCTTCGCCGCTTGTCATTCGCAAGGTCAAGGACGAGGCGAAGACAGGGCTCCTGGGTGAAAACAATGCACTGAAGCCCGAAAAAGAGCCGGCTGATCACCTCGATCGACTTGAGCGGCTCGCGGGAGCGCCCCGGGAGGGGGACTACAACCCGGCGGCGGACAAAGACAAGGAAGCGTTCTTTGATCGGGCAAAGAAGACCGATAAGCAGTGGATTTCCCCCAACACCCGAATGGCAGGCCAGCGGTATGAGGTCAAAACTGGTGCCGTGATCCCAGCGGTGATGATCGGCGGCATCAACTCCGATCTCCCCGGCCAGATCATTGCCCAGGTCAGCCAGAATGTCTTCGACACGGCCAACGGCCGGTTTCTCCTCGTTCCGCAAGGGGCACGGCTGTACGGAGTCTATGACTCCCGGATCATCTATGGCCAATCCCGTGTGCTCGTAGCCTGGAACCGCATCATCTTTCCCGATGGCTCGGCCATCACCTTGGAATCCATGCCCGGCACGGACAGCGCCGGCTATTCGGGATTCAATGATGAAGTGAACAATCACTATTTCCGGACTTTTGGCGGCGCACTGCTCATGTCGCTCATCACAGGGACCACTTCCTGGGCCGTGGACAGCATGACCCCGACATCCAACAGCTCCAATTCCACAAACAGTTCCTCGAAACCGACTCTCCAACAGGAAATGGCCTCGGCCCTGGCCACGCAGTTCGGACAGACCACCTCCAAGCTTCTCGAAAAAAACATGAACATCAAGCCGACGCTGGAAATCCGGCCTGGATACCGGTTCAACGTCATCGTCACCAAAGACCTGGTCTTCAAGGAGCCTTATCGTGAGCAGTGA
- the pilV gene encoding shufflon system plasmid conjugative transfer pilus tip adhesin PilV, with translation MKLIETIGALLVLFIMLPVLLNLWELGANELEKRQAADQLVAVTKAASAYVRKHQTDLLTQTSSTSGPTISTDPLVTEGFLEAGFQGHNVWGQTYQIVFRQPASNTLQAVVLTTGGRGQDSKDVRFATSVVPSAAAMAGGAGGFIPTGDIPDQPSSSLRGAFGGWTINLVSVGITSPGPGHLGALSTFDSSSLGQDFLYRVAVPGHPELNQMQTELDMTDHAIRNLYAVQFTARSLGSEVCDSSVEGRVFLDTTQGLYICRNGNMEILADTGNSTLLKNATLAKDGDLIDKPSCPPGTDTTPQIFVTPTIAAAGAAAPPLTSFQTWATSTSDTQWQVHLRLLTTDDTLGWVNPVSDYGRIMVCTTCAKGS, from the coding sequence ATGAAACTCATTGAAACTATCGGCGCGCTGCTGGTCCTTTTCATCATGCTCCCAGTTCTCTTGAACCTGTGGGAGCTGGGCGCAAACGAGCTCGAAAAACGGCAGGCCGCCGACCAGCTCGTTGCGGTGACCAAGGCCGCTTCCGCCTATGTCCGCAAGCACCAGACGGACCTTTTGACGCAAACCTCGTCCACCAGCGGCCCGACGATCAGCACGGACCCGTTGGTAACGGAAGGGTTCCTGGAGGCCGGCTTTCAAGGGCACAACGTCTGGGGCCAGACCTATCAAATCGTCTTTCGGCAGCCAGCTTCCAATACGTTGCAGGCCGTGGTGCTGACCACAGGTGGACGAGGACAGGATTCCAAGGATGTCCGCTTCGCCACCTCGGTCGTTCCTTCGGCGGCTGCGATGGCGGGAGGGGCCGGCGGCTTCATCCCCACTGGGGATATTCCAGACCAGCCGTCGAGTTCGCTACGCGGAGCTTTCGGCGGGTGGACAATCAACCTGGTCAGCGTCGGGATCACATCCCCAGGGCCTGGGCATCTTGGGGCACTGAGCACGTTCGACAGCTCAAGCCTCGGCCAGGATTTTCTCTACCGAGTGGCCGTCCCGGGCCACCCGGAACTCAATCAGATGCAGACGGAACTGGATATGACGGATCACGCGATCCGAAACCTCTACGCGGTCCAGTTCACGGCCCGAAGCTTAGGCAGCGAAGTCTGCGATTCGTCCGTGGAAGGCAGGGTGTTTCTAGATACGACCCAGGGCCTTTACATCTGCCGGAACGGCAACATGGAAATCCTGGCCGACACCGGAAACAGCACGCTTTTGAAAAACGCCACTCTGGCCAAGGACGGGGATCTCATCGACAAGCCGTCCTGTCCGCCGGGCACCGATACCACTCCGCAAATCTTCGTGACTCCGACCATCGCCGCTGCCGGGGCTGCGGCTCCACCCCTCACGTCGTTTCAGACCTGGGCGACCAGCACCAGCGATACGCAGTGGCAAGTGCATCTGCGGCTGCTGACCACAGATGACACTTTGGGTTGGGTCAATCCCGTGTCGGACTACGGCCGCATCATGGTCTGTACAACCTGCGCCAAAGGAAGTTGA
- a CDS encoding type 4 pilus major pilin → ILAGAALGLNAAFSSSKLGETEQNLVTLRMQVQHMFSGSADYSGLDNSLALKAGVVPKSFIKGEVLKNAFGGNITLTSVTADAAFSIELTSIPQEECTKLAKFQTDAWLGVDVNGHVVDRLSDTVVTDIVSYCEDTNTILFTAR, encoded by the coding sequence ATTCTGGCCGGAGCCGCCTTGGGCCTTAACGCGGCCTTCTCCTCGTCCAAGCTGGGCGAGACCGAACAAAACCTCGTCACCCTGCGCATGCAGGTGCAGCATATGTTTTCCGGCTCAGCCGATTACAGCGGTCTGGACAATAGCTTGGCGCTCAAAGCCGGGGTGGTGCCCAAATCATTTATTAAGGGTGAAGTTCTCAAAAACGCGTTCGGCGGCAACATCACCTTGACCTCAGTGACAGCCGATGCGGCCTTTTCCATCGAGCTCACCAGCATCCCCCAGGAAGAATGCACCAAGCTGGCAAAATTCCAGACGGATGCCTGGCTCGGTGTGGATGTCAACGGCCATGTCGTGGATCGCCTCTCGGATACGGTGGTCACGGACATCGTTTCCTATTGCGAAGATACCAACACCATCCTCTTCACGGCGAGATGA
- a CDS encoding ATPase, T2SS/T4P/T4SS family, translated as MPKKLIDAVLAKRQTDPATGLRVEPRTIRYSHNDVYYRVAEIQDVDSGQTWFMRRLPAAVPVLPELGLPSYLTDWLLLAEQRQGLILVAGAQASGKTTTASALVAGRLKRHGGHAVTFENPAELPLGGSWGDHGYCFQTEIQGEHELPMQIERAHLYASPNVIFIGEIHTKFAALEALRVALGSRQQLVVATIHGLDVIAALERLINWAQELDGVNACENLANSLLAILLQDLESEPKLQKCPQYLLLPFAASNSESAMRIRGLRAKLRERQLQTLGDDMRDLRNRIADHGLKAI; from the coding sequence TTGCCCAAGAAGCTGATCGACGCGGTCTTGGCCAAACGCCAGACGGACCCGGCCACGGGGCTTCGCGTGGAACCCCGAACGATTCGGTATTCCCATAACGACGTGTATTACCGGGTGGCCGAAATCCAGGATGTCGATTCCGGTCAGACCTGGTTCATGCGCCGGCTACCGGCAGCAGTGCCCGTACTGCCGGAACTCGGATTGCCGTCGTACCTGACCGATTGGCTGCTTCTCGCGGAACAGCGACAGGGCCTTATCTTGGTGGCCGGGGCGCAGGCTTCGGGCAAGACCACGACGGCCAGCGCCTTGGTGGCCGGCCGGCTCAAAAGACATGGCGGCCATGCCGTGACGTTTGAAAACCCTGCGGAATTGCCCCTCGGCGGCAGTTGGGGGGACCACGGCTACTGCTTTCAGACGGAGATTCAAGGGGAGCACGAACTTCCCATGCAAATCGAGCGGGCGCACCTATACGCTTCGCCCAACGTCATTTTCATTGGCGAGATCCACACCAAGTTCGCGGCGCTGGAGGCCCTGCGCGTGGCCCTGGGGTCCCGGCAGCAACTGGTGGTGGCCACCATCCATGGCCTTGATGTCATCGCGGCCCTGGAGCGGCTCATCAACTGGGCGCAGGAGCTTGATGGGGTTAACGCCTGCGAGAACCTAGCCAATTCCCTCCTGGCCATCCTGCTTCAGGATTTGGAGAGCGAGCCAAAGTTGCAGAAGTGCCCGCAATACCTGCTTCTCCCTTTCGCCGCTTCCAACTCCGAAAGCGCCATGCGCATAAGAGGCCTTCGGGCGAAACTGCGCGAACGACAACTGCAGACGCTCGGTGACGATATGCGTGATTTGCGCAACCGCATCGCCGACCATGGACTCAAGGCCATATGA
- a CDS encoding type IV secretory system conjugative DNA transfer family protein, with protein MSSEIIQHGLGGIKTRRKLWRWGYLIFMVLLALVSLSLATQQVANIFGNHPSLGKPWGSVFGMAWYAPWKILSWHQWSNEYEAVRRAEFYGQMLFIVPQFLFLGFALLNMRKPKQASDLHGSAHWAAEDEIKEMGLLGGQGIYVGGWVQKFHGWQAVRQWLHGRRAQLQRYLRHDGPEHVLLYAPTRSGKGVGIILPTLLSYPDSTVSLDIKGENWALTAGWRHSQGHKVLRFDPSDASSGDDRIGTCFNPLEEVRLDTLQAIPDVQNIATMIVDPEGKGLQDYWAKAGFAFIAGALLHCLVWVRHKQKRPATLSDLGNMLADKDRTIEQLFEEMLNVDHAALVAECFPSGAIGGEDIHTFIASSAREMLNKSANECSGVVGTAVSNLALYRDPVVAMNTARSDFRIRDLLHFEKPVSLYLVVSPTDVNRVRPLLRLILNLIISRICERMEFENGVQKKPPRRLLMLLDEFTSIGKMEVVNKSIAYAAGYGINYLLVIQNIEQLNETYGKENGIKGNCHIRIAYAPNTLETGKELSEMTGKTTVVTEKTSLSGSRSGHLKNASVSVSETARPLLTPDECMRLPGLTKEGGKAKKAGDMLIFVAGRSPIYGRQILYFLDPVFSDRVKVPTPVQSDSLNRATTANPKAQTSLERQSGYAAYLKAQEVQA; from the coding sequence GTGAGCAGTGAGATCATTCAGCACGGCCTGGGTGGAATCAAGACGCGCCGCAAGCTTTGGCGATGGGGCTACCTCATTTTTATGGTGCTCTTGGCCTTGGTCAGCTTGTCTTTGGCTACCCAGCAGGTGGCGAACATCTTCGGCAACCATCCGTCCTTGGGCAAACCTTGGGGCTCGGTCTTCGGCATGGCCTGGTACGCTCCCTGGAAAATTCTTTCGTGGCACCAGTGGAGCAACGAATACGAGGCCGTGCGCCGGGCCGAATTCTATGGGCAGATGCTTTTTATCGTGCCCCAGTTTCTCTTTCTGGGTTTTGCCCTACTGAACATGCGCAAACCCAAGCAGGCCTCCGATCTGCATGGATCAGCCCATTGGGCGGCCGAGGATGAGATCAAGGAGATGGGGCTTCTGGGTGGCCAGGGCATCTATGTCGGCGGCTGGGTCCAGAAATTCCACGGCTGGCAGGCCGTCAGGCAATGGCTCCATGGCCGTCGCGCGCAATTGCAACGCTATCTGCGGCACGATGGTCCCGAGCACGTGCTCCTTTATGCGCCGACTCGGTCGGGCAAGGGCGTGGGTATCATCCTTCCGACGCTGCTTTCCTATCCCGATTCGACAGTGAGCCTTGATATCAAGGGCGAAAACTGGGCGCTGACGGCAGGCTGGCGTCACTCACAGGGGCACAAGGTTCTGCGGTTCGATCCCTCGGATGCCAGCTCGGGCGACGACAGGATCGGCACGTGCTTTAATCCCCTGGAAGAGGTGCGCCTGGATACGCTCCAAGCCATCCCGGACGTGCAAAATATTGCAACAATGATTGTGGACCCCGAGGGCAAGGGCCTTCAGGACTACTGGGCCAAGGCAGGATTTGCCTTCATTGCCGGTGCCCTGCTGCATTGTCTGGTTTGGGTGCGCCACAAACAAAAGCGACCGGCCACCTTGAGCGATCTGGGGAATATGCTGGCCGACAAGGATCGCACGATTGAGCAGCTCTTTGAGGAAATGCTCAATGTCGATCATGCGGCTCTTGTCGCGGAATGCTTCCCTTCCGGAGCAATCGGCGGTGAGGACATCCACACGTTTATCGCCAGCTCAGCCCGGGAGATGCTCAACAAAAGTGCCAATGAGTGCTCGGGCGTGGTGGGGACGGCGGTGTCCAACCTGGCGCTTTACCGCGATCCCGTGGTGGCCATGAACACTGCGCGCTCCGATTTTCGAATTCGCGATCTCTTGCATTTTGAAAAGCCGGTGAGTCTCTATCTCGTCGTCAGCCCAACAGATGTGAACCGGGTGCGCCCGCTGCTTCGGCTGATTCTAAACCTCATTATTAGCCGCATTTGCGAACGTATGGAATTCGAAAACGGAGTCCAGAAGAAACCGCCACGTCGCCTGCTGATGCTGCTGGATGAGTTCACGTCCATCGGCAAGATGGAGGTCGTCAACAAATCAATCGCCTATGCCGCCGGCTATGGCATCAATTATCTGCTCGTCATCCAAAACATAGAGCAACTTAATGAGACCTACGGCAAGGAAAACGGCATCAAGGGCAACTGCCACATTCGAATTGCCTACGCGCCGAACACGCTGGAGACAGGCAAAGAGCTTTCGGAAATGACGGGCAAGACGACCGTTGTGACCGAAAAGACCTCTTTATCGGGCTCTCGGAGTGGCCACTTGAAAAACGCCTCGGTCAGCGTCAGCGAAACAGCCCGTCCCCTTCTGACACCGGATGAATGCATGCGTTTACCGGGCCTTACGAAAGAGGGAGGGAAGGCCAAAAAGGCCGGCGACATGCTCATTTTCGTTGCCGGCCGTTCCCCGATCTATGGTCGTCAAATACTGTATTTCCTGGACCCCGTTTTTTCTGATCGGG